Proteins from a genomic interval of Enterococcus faecium:
- the mvk gene encoding mevalonate kinase yields the protein MANYGQGESSGKIILMGEHAVVYGEPAIAFPFYATKVTAFLEELDAMDDQLVSSYYSGNLAEAPHALKNIKKLFIHLKKQHDIQKNLQLTIESTIPAERGMGSSAAVATAVTRAFYDYLAFPLSREILLENVQLSEKIAHGNPSGIDAAATSSLQPIYFTKGHPFDYFSLNIDAFLIVADTGIKGQTREAVKDVAHLFETQPHETGQMIQKLGYLTKQAKQAIIENSPETLAQTMDESQSLLEKLTISNDFLNLLIQTAKDTGALGAKLTGGGRGGCMIALAQTKTKAQEISQALEDAGAAETWIQGLGVHTYV from the coding sequence ATGGCAAACTATGGCCAAGGAGAATCAAGCGGAAAGATCATATTGATGGGCGAGCACGCGGTTGTTTATGGAGAACCAGCGATTGCCTTTCCTTTCTATGCAACAAAAGTCACCGCATTCCTTGAAGAGCTGGATGCAATGGACGATCAACTGGTTTCTTCCTACTATTCAGGAAATTTAGCCGAAGCTCCTCATGCATTAAAAAATATCAAAAAATTATTCATTCACTTAAAAAAACAGCATGACATCCAAAAAAACTTGCAACTGACCATTGAAAGCACGATTCCTGCTGAACGTGGAATGGGATCAAGCGCTGCAGTCGCCACAGCAGTCACTCGTGCTTTTTATGATTACTTAGCATTTCCTTTGTCTCGTGAAATACTATTAGAAAATGTCCAGCTTTCGGAAAAAATCGCCCACGGTAATCCTAGTGGAATCGATGCAGCCGCTACTAGCAGCTTGCAGCCGATTTATTTTACAAAAGGGCATCCTTTCGACTACTTTTCTTTGAACATCGATGCTTTTTTGATTGTCGCTGATACAGGAATCAAAGGACAAACAAGAGAAGCCGTCAAAGATGTCGCTCACCTCTTTGAAACCCAGCCTCATGAAACTGGACAAATGATCCAAAAATTAGGATACTTGACGAAGCAAGCAAAACAAGCAATCATTGAAAATTCACCAGAAACGTTGGCACAGACAATGGATGAATCACAATCACTTCTGGAAAAGCTGACAATCAGCAATGATTTTCTTAATCTATTGATCCAAACAGCAAAAGATACCGGGGCATTGGGTGCCAAATTAACTGGCGGTGGACGCGGTGGCTGTATGATTGCATTAGCACAAACAAAAACAAAAGCCCAAGAAATCAGTCAAGCACTTGAAGATGCGGGTGCTGCTGAAACTTGGATACAAGGATTAGGAGTACATACCTATGTTTAA
- a CDS encoding deoxynucleoside kinase encodes MSVIVLAGTIGAGKSSLTEMMAEHFDSQAFYESIDDNEVLPLFYANPEQYAFLLQIYFLNKRFASIKQAMKDDNNVLDRSIYEDSLLFHLNADLGRATETEVRVYDELLENMMEELPYAAHKKHPDLLVHIRVSFDTMLERIEKRGRSYEQLSFDPSLYDYYKELNRRYDQWYEEYKESPKIQIDGDRYNFVEDPQAKEEVLKMIEEKLAEIRQTKVAI; translated from the coding sequence ATGAGCGTGATCGTTTTAGCAGGTACAATTGGTGCCGGAAAATCAAGTTTAACAGAAATGATGGCTGAACACTTTGATAGTCAGGCATTTTATGAATCGATTGATGATAATGAAGTCTTGCCCTTATTTTATGCAAACCCTGAACAGTATGCTTTTTTGCTGCAAATTTATTTTTTGAATAAACGTTTTGCAAGCATCAAACAAGCAATGAAAGATGACAATAATGTATTGGACCGTTCGATTTATGAAGATTCACTGCTTTTCCATCTAAATGCAGATCTAGGAAGAGCAACAGAAACAGAAGTTCGTGTGTATGATGAACTGCTGGAAAACATGATGGAAGAACTTCCCTATGCTGCCCATAAAAAACATCCGGATTTATTAGTTCATATTCGTGTATCTTTTGATACGATGTTGGAGCGTATCGAAAAACGTGGTCGTTCGTATGAACAATTGTCCTTTGATCCAAGTCTATACGATTATTACAAAGAATTGAACAGACGTTACGATCAATGGTATGAAGAATACAAAGAAAGTCCAAAAATCCAAATCGATGGAGACCGCTATAATTTTGTGGAAGATCCTCAAGCAAAAGAAGAAGTCTTGAAAATGATCGAAGAAAAATTAGCAGAGATTCGCCAAACCAAAGTAGCCATTTGA
- a CDS encoding magnesium transporter CorA family protein, translated as MREKHYFNQDRNFWINVQQNDVLAVKNLKEEYGISDEMLTYSLDKNERARVEYDSFDEALLLVSNVPHQQKVDNHYETSPIAFILKEDGLFTFTTPNTEYVIRLIRSLLERMPDMSVYSLLFRTLFLISDSFFPLIEEVNSERQRLNLKLREKTTNKNLLQLSDLEIGLVYLVTGTKQNVVLLEQIKALAIYRKLSEKEKEELDDALIEARQAVEMTNLASQILDQLSGTYNNLLNNNLNDTMKFLTVWSLILTVPTIVTGFFGMNLQLPFTHSVFGWGIALIISLVLSIWMLIALWRRIR; from the coding sequence ATGCGGGAAAAACACTATTTTAATCAAGACCGTAATTTTTGGATCAATGTACAGCAAAACGATGTGCTAGCTGTTAAAAACTTAAAAGAAGAATATGGCATTAGTGACGAGATGCTGACTTATTCTCTAGATAAAAATGAACGGGCGCGCGTAGAGTACGATTCTTTTGATGAAGCGTTACTGCTTGTATCAAATGTTCCGCACCAGCAAAAAGTCGATAATCATTATGAAACTAGTCCTATCGCTTTTATTTTAAAAGAAGACGGTTTGTTTACATTTACCACGCCGAATACCGAGTACGTGATTCGACTAATTCGATCGCTTTTGGAACGAATGCCAGACATGAGTGTATACAGTTTATTGTTTCGTACATTGTTTTTGATTTCTGATTCCTTTTTTCCTTTAATCGAGGAAGTGAATAGTGAACGTCAGCGGCTTAATCTGAAATTAAGAGAAAAAACAACGAACAAGAATCTGCTGCAACTTTCAGATTTAGAGATCGGTTTGGTTTACTTAGTTACAGGAACAAAACAAAATGTAGTACTTTTAGAACAAATCAAGGCATTGGCTATTTATCGCAAGTTGTCAGAAAAGGAAAAAGAAGAGTTGGACGATGCGCTGATCGAAGCACGACAAGCAGTTGAAATGACGAACTTAGCTTCGCAGATTTTAGACCAGCTCTCTGGCACTTATAATAATTTGCTGAATAACAACTTGAATGACACGATGAAATTTTTGACGGTCTGGTCGCTGATCTTGACCGTTCCAACTATTGTGACAGGATTCTTCGGAATGAATCTCCAGTTACCCTTTACCCATTCCGTTTTCGGATGGGGAATCGCCTTGATCATCAGTTTGGTCTTATCTATTTGGATGCTTATTGCACTGTGGCGGCGGATTCGTTGA
- a CDS encoding pentapeptide repeat-containing protein, with protein sequence MKKIEPIPPSLPLLTKGEFYLEDEEIFSGLLINGGDQSYLDAKNMVLRESHIQKLTMQKTVLRHFECSNVIFEKCDFSNLEWIGGSFHQVVFHQCKLTGTNFAESYLRDCTFTDCIASMASFSSTNLKAVSFDHCQLEDSEFYEVTWKNLFLSDNQLTGSNWFRTSLKGLDFTTNFFTAIALSQDSLAGLIVNQEQALVIAQALGLQIKD encoded by the coding sequence ATGAAAAAAATCGAACCTATTCCACCTTCTCTTCCTCTTCTTACAAAGGGAGAGTTTTATTTAGAAGATGAGGAGATCTTCTCTGGTCTTCTGATCAACGGGGGTGACCAAAGCTATCTCGATGCCAAAAATATGGTATTAAGAGAGAGTCATATCCAAAAACTTACGATGCAAAAAACAGTTTTACGTCATTTTGAATGCAGTAATGTCATTTTTGAAAAATGTGATTTTTCCAATCTGGAGTGGATTGGTGGCAGTTTCCACCAAGTCGTGTTTCATCAATGTAAATTAACAGGTACGAATTTTGCCGAAAGTTATCTTCGAGACTGTACTTTCACTGATTGTATTGCTTCGATGGCTTCCTTTAGTAGTACAAACTTGAAAGCTGTCTCCTTCGATCATTGTCAATTAGAAGACAGCGAATTTTATGAGGTCACTTGGAAAAACCTTTTTTTGTCTGACAATCAGTTGACCGGTTCGAACTGGTTTCGAACTTCTCTGAAGGGATTAGACTTTACGACTAATTTCTTCACAGCAATCGCTTTATCTCAAGATTCTTTGGCGGGACTAATCGTCAACCAAGAGCAAGCACTTGTGATCGCCCAAGCCCTTGGTTTGCAGATCAAAGACTAG